In Flavobacterium endoglycinae, one DNA window encodes the following:
- a CDS encoding 3-hydroxyacyl-CoA dehydrogenase family protein has product MKTIAVIGAGTMGNGIAHTFAQSGFTVKLIDVSEKSLDKGMATIAANLDRMLSKGTITQEDVTKTITNIITYTDIKDGVVGVDLVVEAATENVELKLNIFKQLNEYCSHNTILATNTSSISITQIGAVVAHPERVIGMHFMNPVPIMKLVEIIRGYNTSDEVTKIIMNLSEKLGKVPVEVNDYPGFVANRILMPMLNEAIETLYNKVAGVYEIDTVMKLGMGHPMGPLQLADFIGLDVCLAILNVMYDGFKNPKYAPCPLLVNMVRAGKLGVKSGEGFYDYSESKKAEKISKQFILS; this is encoded by the coding sequence ATGAAAACAATAGCTGTAATTGGAGCAGGAACTATGGGTAACGGAATTGCGCATACTTTTGCACAAAGCGGATTTACTGTAAAATTAATCGACGTTTCTGAAAAATCATTAGATAAAGGAATGGCAACTATTGCTGCCAATTTAGATAGAATGTTATCTAAAGGTACCATTACTCAAGAAGATGTTACCAAAACAATTACCAATATTATTACGTATACCGATATAAAAGATGGTGTTGTTGGAGTTGATTTAGTTGTTGAAGCAGCAACTGAAAATGTAGAGCTAAAACTAAATATCTTTAAACAATTAAACGAATATTGCTCGCACAATACCATTTTAGCAACTAACACTTCTTCTATTTCAATTACACAAATTGGAGCTGTTGTAGCACATCCTGAACGTGTTATCGGAATGCACTTTATGAATCCGGTGCCAATTATGAAATTAGTTGAAATCATTCGCGGGTACAATACAAGCGACGAAGTAACTAAAATCATCATGAACTTATCTGAAAAATTAGGTAAAGTTCCAGTTGAAGTAAACGATTATCCTGGATTTGTAGCAAACAGAATTTTAATGCCTATGCTAAATGAGGCAATCGAAACGTTATATAATAAAGTTGCAGGCGTTTACGAAATTGACACGGTTATGAAACTAGGAATGGGACACCCAATGGGACCTCTTCAATTAGCTGATTTTATCGGTCTTGACGTTTGTCTAGCTATTTTAAACGTAATGTACGACGGATTTAAAAACCCAAAATATGCTCCTTGCCCACTTTTAGTAAATATGGTTAGAGCTGGAAAATTAGGCGTTAAATCTGGAGAAGGTTTTTATGATTATAGCGAAAGCAAAAAAGCAGAGAAAATTTCGAAGCAGTTTATTCTTTCATAA
- a CDS encoding YggS family pyridoxal phosphate-dependent enzyme: protein MSIQSNLNTIQATLPEHVTLVAVSKTKPVSDLMQAYEAGQRIFGENKIQEMTEKWEQMPKDIQWHMIGHVQSNKVKFMAPYVSLIHGVDSLKLLQEINKQALKNKRVIDCLLQIYIAEEESKFGLDEKELNELLTSLEFKELKNIRILGLMGMATFTEDQNQIKKEFTHLKSIFDSIQKLQIVDLKTISMGMSGDYQLAIECGSTMVRIGSSIFGGR from the coding sequence ATGTCGATTCAATCGAATTTAAATACAATTCAAGCAACTTTACCTGAACACGTAACTCTTGTGGCCGTTTCAAAAACAAAACCTGTTTCCGACTTGATGCAGGCTTACGAAGCGGGTCAGCGAATATTTGGAGAAAACAAAATTCAGGAAATGACTGAAAAATGGGAACAAATGCCAAAAGACATTCAATGGCATATGATTGGACATGTTCAGTCGAATAAAGTAAAATTTATGGCACCGTATGTCAGTTTGATTCATGGTGTTGATAGTTTGAAATTATTACAGGAAATCAACAAGCAAGCTTTAAAAAACAAGAGAGTTATAGATTGTCTTCTTCAAATTTACATCGCTGAAGAAGAAAGCAAATTTGGTTTGGACGAAAAAGAACTGAATGAACTTTTAACTTCTCTGGAATTTAAAGAATTAAAAAATATTCGTATCTTAGGTTTAATGGGAATGGCTACTTTTACCGAAGATCAAAACCAAATAAAAAAAGAATTCACACATTTAAAATCTATTTTTGACTCTATCCAAAAACTACAGATTGTTGATTTAAAAACAATTTCAATGGGAATGTCTGGAGATTATCAATTAGCCATAGAATGCGGAAGCACAATGGTGAGAATTGGAAGCAGCATTTTTGGCGGGCGCTAA
- a CDS encoding exonuclease domain-containing protein produces the protein MYAILDIETTGGQFNEEGITEIAIYKFDGHEVIDQFISLVNPEIPIQPFVVKLTGINNAMLRSAPKFYEVAKRIIEITSDCVIVAHNASFDYRILRTEFRRLGYDFEAKTLCTVELAKKLIPEQPSYSLGKLVRALGIPMADRHRASGDAMATTKLFKMLLEKDTEKTIVKDFIKLEVEKGIAPKFLDILTQMPTRTGVYYIYNESGTLIYIGKSQNIKKRINQHFTGITTKSKRIQAEVFTITYDETGSELIALLKESQEVKINRPRYNRSQKKTVFPFALYAEKDTNGYINLRLEKADGRRKEIASFVSLQEGKNTLFRFTAKYHLCQKLTGLYETKKECFQYKIKECDGACIGEITPEVYNLRVQQFIAENSFENKNMVLIDRGRNVNERSAILIEDGTYKGYAYYDLNYQITNIDILKNILIPMQHNRDVKNIIQNYIRKSKSLKILHF, from the coding sequence TTGTACGCGATACTAGACATAGAAACCACTGGAGGACAATTTAATGAAGAAGGAATTACCGAAATCGCCATCTATAAATTTGATGGACATGAAGTAATTGACCAATTCATCAGCCTTGTTAATCCTGAAATTCCGATTCAGCCTTTCGTAGTAAAACTAACCGGAATCAATAATGCTATGTTACGTTCTGCTCCCAAATTTTACGAAGTCGCAAAACGCATTATCGAAATCACTTCAGATTGTGTAATTGTCGCTCACAATGCCTCTTTTGATTACCGAATACTTCGTACAGAATTCAGACGTTTAGGCTACGACTTCGAAGCTAAAACACTTTGTACCGTAGAATTAGCAAAAAAACTAATTCCAGAACAACCTTCATATAGTTTAGGAAAACTAGTGCGCGCACTTGGAATTCCAATGGCAGATAGACATCGCGCCAGCGGAGATGCTATGGCTACTACAAAGCTTTTTAAAATGCTTTTAGAAAAAGATACCGAGAAAACTATCGTAAAAGATTTTATAAAACTCGAAGTTGAAAAAGGAATCGCTCCTAAATTTTTAGACATTTTAACTCAAATGCCAACTAGAACCGGCGTTTATTACATTTATAACGAAAGTGGTACTTTAATTTATATTGGCAAAAGCCAAAACATCAAAAAAAGAATCAATCAGCATTTTACCGGCATAACCACTAAAAGTAAAAGAATTCAAGCCGAAGTTTTTACCATAACTTATGATGAAACTGGAAGCGAATTAATTGCACTTTTAAAAGAAAGTCAAGAAGTAAAAATCAACCGCCCGAGATACAATCGTTCACAAAAGAAAACCGTTTTTCCTTTCGCCTTATATGCCGAAAAGGATACAAATGGATACATTAATCTAAGGCTTGAAAAAGCAGATGGACGTAGAAAAGAAATCGCATCGTTTGTTTCTTTACAGGAAGGCAAAAATACCCTTTTCCGATTTACGGCAAAATATCATTTGTGCCAAAAATTAACGGGTTTGTATGAAACCAAAAAAGAATGTTTTCAATATAAAATTAAAGAATGTGACGGAGCCTGCATTGGCGAAATCACACCAGAAGTTTACAATTTAAGAGTACAGCAATTCATAGCCGAAAATAGTTTCGAAAACAAAAATATGGTCTTAATCGACAGAGGCCGAAATGTGAACGAAAGAAGCGCAATTTTAATTGAAGACGGAACTTATAAAGGATACGCTTATTACGATTTAAATTATCAAATCACCAATATCGATATTTTAAAAAACATCTTGATTCCAATGCAGCACAATCGTGATGTAAAAAATATCATTCAAAATTATATCCGCAAAAGCAAGTCTTTAAAAATACTTCACTTTTAA
- a CDS encoding ion transporter, whose amino-acid sequence MKKKKSQYELFREKVKIILYGTNTILGRMFDLVLLGLILLSVLLIMLDTVQGISSKYHYQLWICEWVITIFFTIEYILRIISIQKPVKYIFSFYGIIDLLAVLPMYLSIFFPGASILSIVRALRFLRLFKILHLPQISHQSLQLKEAIDASKEKILVFIYFVLISTIIIGSIMYLVEGKESGFTSIPMAIYWTIVTLTTVGYGDISPQTPQGQFIAALVMILGYGIIAVPTGIVTAEFAKKSLNNNSVNTKKTCKKCQAQVHFDSAKYCHECGTELSNN is encoded by the coding sequence ATGAAAAAGAAAAAATCACAATACGAACTCTTCAGAGAAAAGGTCAAAATTATTCTATATGGAACCAATACTATATTAGGACGAATGTTCGATTTGGTTCTTTTAGGTTTAATATTACTGAGCGTTTTATTAATAATGCTTGACACTGTTCAGGGGATCAGTTCCAAATATCATTATCAATTGTGGATATGCGAATGGGTAATTACGATATTTTTCACTATCGAATATATTTTGCGAATAATTTCCATCCAAAAACCCGTTAAATACATTTTCAGCTTTTACGGAATAATCGATTTACTAGCGGTTTTACCCATGTATTTATCGATATTTTTTCCAGGAGCGAGTATTTTATCAATTGTCAGAGCATTGCGTTTCCTTCGATTATTCAAAATTTTGCATCTTCCTCAAATTTCACATCAATCACTACAATTAAAAGAAGCTATTGATGCCAGCAAAGAAAAAATTCTCGTTTTTATTTACTTCGTTTTAATCAGTACCATTATCATTGGATCAATAATGTATTTAGTGGAAGGTAAAGAATCAGGATTTACAAGTATCCCTATGGCAATTTATTGGACAATTGTAACCTTAACAACAGTTGGTTACGGAGACATTTCACCTCAAACTCCACAAGGACAATTTATTGCAGCATTGGTGATGATTTTAGGTTACGGAATTATCGCAGTACCAACCGGAATCGTAACTGCCGAATTTGCCAAAAAAAGTCTCAATAACAATTCCGTAAACACTAAAAAAACTTGTAAAAAATGTCAGGCACAAGTTCACTTCGATAGTGCTAAATATTGCCACGAATGCGGAACAGAATTGTCTAATAATTAA
- the miaA gene encoding tRNA (adenosine(37)-N6)-dimethylallyltransferase MiaA, which yields MKYLITIVGPTAIGKTALSIALAQHFKCEIISCDSRQFFKEMTIGTAVPSQEELNAAKHHFIQNKSIFENYTVGDYEKEALSKLEELYQNDDFVILIGGSGLYVDAVLKGFDEFPEIAPEVRLEVNSNYEKFGIEYLQEQLQSLDPDYYQKITIENPQTLQNPQRMMRFVEVCIGSQKPYSSFLNLKKNNRNFTPILIGLDAEREIIYNRINQRVDIMMNEGLLKEAETLYPNKELNALQTVGYRELFSYFDGEFTLPFAIEEIKKNTRRFSKRQLTWFKRNENTKWFDYALDRKQIINYIEDKTK from the coding sequence ATGAAATACCTAATAACAATCGTCGGACCTACAGCTATCGGGAAAACAGCCCTGAGCATTGCTTTGGCACAACATTTTAAATGCGAAATTATTTCCTGCGACAGCCGTCAGTTTTTTAAAGAAATGACAATTGGAACCGCTGTTCCAAGTCAAGAAGAATTAAACGCTGCAAAACATCATTTCATTCAAAATAAATCCATTTTCGAAAACTATACGGTAGGTGATTACGAAAAAGAAGCACTTTCAAAACTAGAAGAATTATATCAAAACGATGATTTTGTAATTCTAATTGGCGGATCAGGTTTGTATGTTGATGCCGTTTTAAAAGGTTTTGACGAATTCCCTGAAATCGCACCAGAAGTTCGCTTAGAAGTAAATTCCAATTACGAAAAATTCGGAATCGAATATCTTCAGGAACAATTACAAAGTTTAGATCCAGATTATTATCAAAAAATAACCATTGAAAATCCGCAGACATTACAAAACCCGCAGCGAATGATGCGTTTTGTAGAAGTTTGCATTGGATCGCAAAAACCTTATTCTTCATTTTTAAACTTAAAGAAAAACAACCGAAACTTCACTCCTATTTTAATTGGTTTAGACGCCGAAAGAGAAATAATTTACAACAGAATCAACCAGCGCGTAGATATCATGATGAATGAAGGTTTGCTAAAAGAAGCAGAAACGCTTTATCCTAACAAAGAGCTAAATGCTTTACAAACTGTCGGTTATAGAGAATTATTTAGTTATTTTGACGGAGAATTCACTTTGCCTTTTGCAATTGAAGAAATAAAAAAGAACACACGAAGATTTTCAAAAAGACAATTAACTTGGTTCAAACGAAACGAAAACACCAAATGGTTTGATTATGCGTTAGATAGAAAACAAATCATAAATTACATTGAAGATAAAACAAAATAA
- a CDS encoding acyl-[acyl-carrier-protein] thioesterase encodes MPISPNFTSVLSKDWEINFTQCTPNGYLKYTDLCNLLQLTAAAHSEVGGISFTDMQEFDQAWVLSRMRVEITALPKWQDVVTVKTWINSLENSRSVRALEMYVNGKKIVGSETYWAVFNTKARRPEALALPFEHFELFPDQRATIEGFSRININPEKESVFEKTVYLSDLDIVNHANNVKYLEWCLDHVDAKRILKQEVKSFEMNFLKELSLNDQVVIHESDNEDHSATTFSITKGDKNCFALELHWK; translated from the coding sequence ATGCCAATATCACCAAATTTCACATCCGTTTTAAGTAAAGACTGGGAAATCAATTTCACACAGTGTACACCAAACGGTTACTTAAAATACACCGATTTATGCAATCTTTTACAATTAACCGCAGCAGCGCATTCTGAAGTTGGCGGAATCAGTTTTACAGATATGCAGGAATTTGATCAGGCTTGGGTTTTAAGCAGAATGCGTGTCGAAATAACGGCTTTACCAAAATGGCAGGATGTTGTAACGGTAAAAACATGGATTAACAGTCTTGAAAATTCACGTTCTGTTCGTGCACTAGAAATGTATGTAAACGGCAAAAAGATTGTGGGAAGCGAAACGTATTGGGCTGTTTTCAATACCAAAGCACGTCGTCCAGAAGCTTTGGCTTTACCTTTTGAACATTTTGAACTTTTCCCAGATCAAAGAGCAACTATTGAAGGTTTTTCTCGAATCAACATCAATCCTGAAAAAGAATCTGTTTTTGAAAAAACCGTTTATTTATCTGATTTAGATATTGTAAATCATGCTAATAACGTAAAATACTTAGAATGGTGTCTCGATCATGTTGATGCAAAAAGAATTTTGAAACAAGAAGTAAAAAGTTTTGAAATGAACTTTTTAAAAGAGCTTTCTCTAAACGATCAAGTCGTTATTCACGAAAGTGATAATGAAGATCATTCTGCAACAACTTTCAGTATTACAAAAGGAGATAAAAATTGCTTTGCATTAGAATTGCACTGGAAATAA
- the prfH gene encoding peptide chain release factor H — protein MERIIQITAGRGPAECTWVVAQVLKKVLEEAQEHQLETVLLQREAGTENGTVETASIAVKGKNADQFVNSWIGTVQWIGQSQFRKMHKRKNWFIGIFEIEQQKNSLFSENDIQYQAMRSSGAGGQHVNKVSSAIRATHIPTGIAVVAMDSRSQHQNKKLATERLIKKLEDEKLLQLKNHVGKQWENQLNVQRGNPVRVFTGSDFKKNKVEKSYKGTRQKLKNDLRNENN, from the coding sequence ATGGAAAGAATAATTCAAATAACAGCGGGTCGCGGACCTGCAGAATGCACTTGGGTGGTTGCCCAAGTGCTTAAAAAAGTACTCGAAGAAGCGCAGGAGCATCAACTGGAAACAGTTTTACTACAAAGAGAAGCAGGAACTGAAAATGGAACGGTGGAAACAGCTTCGATTGCAGTAAAAGGAAAAAATGCAGATCAGTTTGTGAATTCTTGGATAGGAACCGTTCAATGGATTGGTCAAAGCCAGTTTAGAAAAATGCACAAACGCAAAAATTGGTTTATCGGCATATTTGAAATCGAACAGCAAAAGAACAGTTTGTTTTCGGAAAATGATATTCAGTATCAAGCTATGCGAAGTTCTGGAGCAGGTGGACAGCACGTTAACAAAGTGAGTTCTGCGATTCGAGCGACTCATATTCCAACAGGAATTGCCGTTGTAGCAATGGACAGCCGTTCGCAGCATCAGAACAAAAAACTGGCAACAGAAAGATTAATTAAAAAACTAGAAGACGAGAAATTGCTTCAGCTTAAAAATCATGTGGGAAAACAATGGGAAAATCAGCTTAATGTGCAGCGTGGAAATCCTGTGAGAGTTTTTACTGGAAGTGATTTTAAAAAGAACAAAGTGGAGAAAAGTTACAAAGGAACTCGTCAGAAATTAAAAAATGATTTACGAAATGAAAACAATTGA
- a CDS encoding RtcB family protein encodes MGNKLTGKDLIKLGFPKNNSINIALGQINRYRKREKKESILTEAKDVLLNPEKYEGNGTWGKVAEGLIKPVQVRMHQLKTTRSPFTIFGENEIDQQAKFQLYDSLKLPISVAGALMPDAHSGYGLPIGGVLATDNAVIPYGVGVDIGCRMSLSIFDLPASHFKGREHQLEAILRDNTKFGMNEVQSSRVDHEVFHKSEFQDIPLLKNLLPKAYKQLGSSGGGNHFVEFGIAKIDNPENEWKLEKGEYFAVLSHSGSRGLGANIAKHYTYLAAKQCPLPKNVQHLAWLDLNTHDGQEYWLAMNLAGEYAKACHDDIHRRIAKAIGKRVVVTIENHHNFAWKEMVNGQECIVHRKGATPAGEGQLGIIPGSMTAPGFIVKGKGNAESLNSASHGAGRLFSRAKCKSSFTQSQINKELKKHDVTLIGGNIDEAPMAYKDITKVMANQTELVEVLGTFTPRIVRMDR; translated from the coding sequence ATGGGAAATAAACTAACTGGAAAAGACCTGATTAAATTAGGTTTTCCAAAGAACAATTCAATAAATATCGCCTTAGGGCAGATAAACAGATATAGAAAAAGAGAAAAAAAAGAATCTATTCTAACAGAAGCAAAAGACGTGCTGTTAAATCCTGAAAAATATGAAGGAAACGGAACGTGGGGAAAAGTTGCCGAAGGCTTAATCAAACCTGTCCAAGTAAGAATGCATCAGCTTAAAACAACGAGATCGCCTTTTACCATTTTCGGTGAAAATGAAATCGACCAGCAGGCAAAATTTCAATTATATGATTCTTTGAAACTGCCAATTTCGGTTGCTGGTGCTTTAATGCCAGATGCGCATTCGGGTTACGGTCTGCCAATTGGTGGTGTGTTAGCTACTGATAATGCGGTTATTCCATATGGAGTTGGTGTTGATATTGGATGCCGAATGAGCCTTTCAATTTTTGATTTACCAGCTTCTCATTTTAAAGGAAGAGAACATCAACTAGAAGCCATTTTAAGAGACAATACAAAGTTCGGAATGAACGAAGTGCAATCGTCTAGAGTCGATCATGAGGTTTTTCATAAAAGCGAATTTCAAGACATTCCGTTGTTAAAGAATCTTTTACCAAAAGCATATAAGCAATTGGGAAGTTCTGGTGGAGGAAATCATTTCGTAGAGTTCGGAATCGCTAAAATTGACAATCCAGAGAACGAATGGAAACTGGAAAAAGGAGAATATTTTGCCGTTTTATCACACAGCGGTTCTCGTGGATTGGGTGCTAACATAGCCAAACATTACACGTATCTGGCAGCTAAACAATGTCCGTTACCCAAAAATGTGCAGCATTTAGCTTGGCTAGATTTGAATACACACGATGGTCAGGAATATTGGCTGGCAATGAATTTAGCAGGAGAATATGCAAAAGCCTGTCATGATGATATTCACAGACGAATTGCTAAAGCGATTGGAAAAAGAGTAGTGGTTACGATTGAAAACCATCACAATTTTGCATGGAAAGAAATGGTAAACGGTCAAGAATGTATTGTACACAGAAAAGGAGCAACACCTGCAGGCGAAGGTCAGCTTGGGATTATTCCGGGTTCGATGACAGCGCCAGGATTTATTGTGAAAGGAAAAGGAAATGCAGAAAGTTTGAATTCGGCTTCGCATGGTGCTGGACGTTTGTTTTCGAGAGCAAAATGTAAAAGCAGTTTTACACAAAGTCAGATTAACAAAGAATTGAAAAAACATGACGTGACTTTAATCGGCGGTAATATTGATGAAGCTCCAATGGCTTACAAAGACATCACAAAAGTAATGGCAAACCAAACGGAATTAGTTGAAGTTTTGGGAACTTTTACACCTAGAATTGTTAGAATGGATCGATAA